The nucleotide sequence CTTGGATAAAGTCATGGAGTCAAACAAACTAGACGCGGTCTTATTTCCTAATGATGTAGGCTGTGATATAGCAGCAAGAGCCGGATATCCATCCATCACCGTTCCTTCTGGTTATACGAAAAATGGAGTTCCAATCAGTGTAACTTTTACCGGGTTAGCATACTCTGAAGGAAGGCTGATTGAACTAGCCTATGCGTATGAACAAGCGACTCTTCATCGGATTCCACCAGTGCTATCCTAACCATTAGAAAGGAAGAAGATTATGCGGGTCGCCATTAGCCATGGGATCGTCCTTGCCTTCGGATTGATTTTACCGCTAGGTGTTCAAAACGTTTTTATTTTAAATCAAGGGGCGACGCAGCAAAAATGGAGACGCACTTTGCCTGTTGTCATAACCGCATCTCTATGCGATACACTGCTTATTGGGTCAGCTGTTCTAGGTGTATCCGCGATTGTCTTGGCCTCTGCATGGATCAGGGTTACATTACTTACCGTTGGCATTCTGTTCCTGATTTATATGGGGTGGGTAACTTGGAGAAGTGTTCCGAAGGATAATGGGGAACGAAGTGCGATGTCTCCCAAAAAGCAAGTGACCTTTGCGTTATCTGTATCGCTTCTTAACCCACATGCGATTATGGACACGATTGGAGTTATCGGTACAAGTTCTCTCACTTACACTGGTTTGGAAAAGATATCATTTGCAGGAGCTTGTATTATGGTCTCATGGCTTTGGTTTTTCGGATTAGCGATAGTAGGAAGGAAGATTGGTTCCTTTGATTCCTCTGGAAAACTGTTGATTGTGATCAATAAAGTGTCTGCGATTATTATGTGGGGAACGGCTCTATATTTGTTTTTGTCTATCGGATGAAATTAGTTCAAATCAAACAGAGTGTTGAATTTTTTAACCATTCAACACTCTGTTTTCTTTATCAAAACCTGAAACTTTTTATTCCGTTAAGCGTATGTAAGTTAAGGATACATGTAATTTTTTGGAGGTGCTCCCATTGTTTGATTATATTATAGCGGGATTAGTCATTCTATCAGGAATCGTTGCTTGGTTTTTTATAATCAGATTCGGAAGTATTGGTGGATTCTTCGGAGGCGACACTCTTCTTAAAAACATGGCAAAACGAAAAAAAGATAGAGATGAAGAAAAGGATACGAAATGATTAGTGAATTTGTTTTATCTATAAATTAAAAATACCCCCATTCACAAGGGGATGAGTGCATTTCACTTCAAGTCAACGAAGATATTTCCGTCACTTTTCAATTCAGCATAAAATACGTCTTGAACACGTTCAGCACCTTTTATTTTCAATTGTTGCTCTAACCACTCCATCGTCTTGTTTACTTCCCTCAAGTTTCTTTTCACGACCTTCCCGTCTACAATTAATTCCATAGGTATGTACTTTCGATGGGACAGCTGAATCTGCATATCTTTTTTGGTCACATTCTCTTTTTCTTCCTTTTTCAATACACTCAACTTTCCGTTCGGTTCTAAAATAGCGTAATCCACATCAGCTACCGAAAAGACATCCTTATCTCTAAGAAGCATGGTCAAATCGTCGACATTCAACCTAGAATCATTCATCGCTTTCTTAAGCAACTTCCCATCTTTTATAACTATAGTAGGTTCTCCGTCCAATAATACTCTAGCTTTTGCGTATTTCAGGCTTATATATTCAACGACAATGGTTAGCACCGCCCAGAGTCCCATACCGATAAAACCATCCATTACCTTAATATCTTTGTGGACGACCATATCCCCCGCTATGTTTCCAAGGGCAATCCCGGTTATATAGGTGAAAAAGGTCATTTGACTAAGCTGTTTCTTTCCTAACAATCGGGTTAGAAACAATAAAAAACAAAATCCGAATAAAGCTCGCAACGAAACATCTAATACTGGGTTCACAGGTTCTCTTCCTTCCTGTTTTTGATTACTATGTAGAAAAAACCTATAAATTATTCAGCTAAAAAAACAGATGAAGGAAACCTCCATCTGTTTTAGGTTGATACGGCAACTTTTTGCTTCCAGGCATTAATTACATCTTCAGAAGCAGATACAGAACCAAAGTACTTATCAACATTCTCCACGGCCATATCGTGCTCTTTTTGTGAAAAGGCTCCTGTACAATCAGACAGCATAACAACATCATAGTCGAGCATAAACCCGTCTCTCGCCGTCGATTCCACACATATATTGGTACTGACTCCAGCTAATACTATCGTTTCAACCCCATAGGTTCGTAAAACAGATTCTAACCTCGTATGAATAAAGGCACTATAACGATGCTTTGTTACCACAACGTCTTTCTTCTTAGGCTCTAGATGGAAAAAGGAAGCCCCCCAAGTACCCTTTCGACATAAACCGCTTTGGTTCTTATCCTTCAATCGTCTCGTCCATGTTTCGGAATCCGTGCTATCTTGATGTACCGTACGGACATAAATAACAGGAACACTATTTTTCTCTGCTTCTTCTATTGTTTCTTTCAAGGGCTGTATCATCTTAGGTACCATGGAGACGTCTAGTCCTTGCTTGGCTAGATAGCCTTCTTCATGACAATAATCATTTTGCATATCTATAACCATTAATGCTGTATGTTTAGGATCTACTCTCTTTATAAGGCTCACATTTGTCATCCTTTCTTAAGGACTTACTTTTACGTGCTCCACTTCCCTTATGATTACACAAAAATGGACATTTATCCGAAAAGGACAATCGCCCTTCTCAAATAAATGCCCATTTACATTCTAATCACATCGTTTATGACTAGAACTTGACCTCCCCAGGTTATATCTCTTTATTCAATATACAGGATGAAAGGATTTTTACATGTTGGTTTGTCAGATTTTCTAACAACCTTTTTACTTTCCCGCTGCTTTAAAGACCTCTTTTTGACGCCATTTTCCAAACATATAATACCCAATGGCGCACAAGCTACTTATAATGAAACTTACTCCCATTCCAATAGCAATCCCATTTTCTCCAAACCAATTGGAGAATAAGTAAGTAACCGGATAACGAAGCAACCAGAAGGAAATAATATTTAAAACAAGAACTTGGTACATCGCACCGGACGCTCTCACCACGCCGTTTAAAACAAAATTAATTCCCAAGAAAGGATAAAAGAAGGCCACAATTTTCAAATAATCGGATCCATACGCAACTGCTGCAGCGTCTTGGATAAAGAGGCTAATCCCATACCCCGCTAACAATATTAACAAGAAAGCAAAGACTAACATAACTCCAAGATTATAGAGCACTCCATATTTCGTAATTAGTCGAACACGATCCCATTTTCTTAATCCAATGTTCTGACCGGCCATACTATTAACAGCTGTGCCAAGTGCTTGAGCAGGAAGCATGAGAATACTATCGAGTCGTTGTGCAGCACTGAACCCAGCGACTACATCTGGACCATGACCATTCACTACACTCATAATCGCTGCCACGCCTGCAGAAATAACAGCCATTTGTAAGCCAGAAGGTATCCCCAGGTTAAGAATAAGTCCTACTTCTTTTCGAGTTGGTAATGTAGGCATGCGAAACGGCACTTTTCCTTTACGAATCACATCATACATCCCGTATAAGAATGCGATTCCTTGAGAAGACACAGTTGCTAATGCTGCACCTTCAACTCCTAAGTCAAACAGTGAAATGAAGACAGGGTCCAAAACTACATTTAGCCCGACAGCAACCATAACGAATGTTAGTGGTGTCTTACTATCCCCAATCGCCCTTAACACGGTTCCAATAAAGTTATACCCTAACAAAAATATAATTCCTACACTATTCACTTTTAAATATACAGTCGCCTCTTCTAACATATTTTCTGGCGTACCTAGAAAACGTAAGATTGGTTCTGCAAGCATAAAACCTACAAATCCTAGGACTAGTGCCAGACAGGTTAAGGTTACGACAAAGGCATTTACATATCGCGCTAGCCCTTCATCATCATCTCTCCCTTTTTGCTGCGAGAGAATCGTCAACGTTGCATTATTCAACCCGATAATAAAGGACAGTATTGTAAAAATAACCGTACTCGCAATTGCAACTGCTCCAAGTGCTTCTGCCCCTAATAAATTTCCTACCCATAGACTATCGACGAATTGATAAGACGTTTGCAACAAATTCGTCACCATGATTGGAGCAGAGAAAACGACCATTTGTCTCCAAATGTTTCCTTCTGTAAATGTATGCTGATTTCCCATTGTCTAACTCCTTTGTACTACTCTGTTCACCTTATCACTCTACCTGTAAAAATCGAAGCAGAATGCAACGAGGTTTTCATCTAAACTCGCCAAGGAGACCCCAATCTAAATCTACGATTTAGTTGCGGGAGGAATTGGTGCTCTAACCCCTTCAAAAACACTTGTTCGTATTATATACTATTAATAATAGGAGGTGTAAAAAGATGCCCGGAAAAACCATTACGATCACGGCAAAAATAAAAATCTTACCAACTGAAAAAGAGAAAGAACTTCTCCTTGACACGATTCGTGCAGTGAGAGAAGCGTTGAACTATGCCTCCAGCGAAGCTTTCAATAAGAAAATTTTCTCGAATATCCAGCTACACAAACATACGTATCATCCTATGAGAAGTAAGTTCGGTCTCCGTTCTCAAATGGCTAATAGCGTGAACAAAACCGTTTGTGCCAAGTACAAATCAATGAAATCAAATGGCGTTACGAATACGAAGGCTATGTTTAAGAAGCCGGAGTATGATTTAGTGTGGAATCGGGATTATTCTCTCAAAAAAGCAGTATTCTCCGTAAACACATTGAAAGGAAGAATCTCTGTCCCCTTCGAAACGAAGGGAATGGAACATTTCTTCGACGGAGAATGGAAATTTGGTACGGCTAAACTGGTCACGAAAAAGGGCAAATTCTTTTTACACATTCCGATGAACAAAGTGTTCGAAGGAAGTGAAAAGATAGACAACATTGTCGGAATTGATCTAGGTATTAATTTCGTAGCGACCGTTTATGATCAAAATGGAAAGACGACCTTCTTTAGTGGCAAGCAAATTAAACAAAAGCGTAGCCACTATAAAATGGTACGCAAGCAGCTGCAACAGAAACAAACAGCCTCAGCAAGAAGAAGACTATCAAAAATTGGTCAACGAGAAAACCGTTGGATGACAGATGTAAACCACTGCATCACCAAGGCACTCGTTAGTCAATATGGTCCGAATACACTGTTTGTTTTAGAAGATCTTTCTGGCGTAAGAACAGCAACTGAAAAGGTTCGTAAAAATAATCGATACGTATCCGTATCCTGGTCTTTTGGCCAGTTTAGTAACTTCTTAGAATACAAGTCTTTTATGAATCAATCGGAGGTTCTGTTTGTCGATCCAGCCTACACGTCTCAAACTTGTCCGAAATGCAGTCATCGCGATAAAACAAACCGCCATAAAAAGATCCACACCTTCTGTTGTAAAAGGTGCGAATATCGTTCTAATGATGATCGCGTTGCTGCGATGAATCTCTATCATAAGGGAAGTCAGTACCTTAGAGGATCTACCCAGCAAGCTGGATAGATAGGGTATTTGTCAATATGCCCACGATGTGACACCACGCTGTAGCAGTTTAGCAGCGAAAAGAGATAGGAGCTCGAAGAGCGTTGGTACTATCGGGTAGTCACAAGCTCCATCAAAATCTATGATTTAGTTGGAGTAATTGACATTCGTTTATCAATTTTTGTGATACTATTTAGAAAACAATTAGACAAGAGTGAAAGTAGGTCCTGTACAGCAATGGATTACCGTTCCTTTCAAAGAATACTCATTCGCAACTATATCCTAGGCTCTCTTATAGCTGTCATCGTGATTGGAAGTACCTTCATTTTTCAGACGATTAATGTGGACACGGATGATCGTATTTGGTTTGCACTCATTATCGCTTGTTCTTTCCCAGTCATGTTCATAAGTGAATACTTAGTGTTTTCCTATCATATAAAACCCATTAAAAGGATTCTCCCTAATCAACAAGCATCATTAGAAGAGTTGGAACGTGCCTATCAGCGCACGCAAGAATTACCGTTTCTTACCGTTAAGCGTATTTTAATCCCACATTATTTTGGACTAGCTATACCCGCTTCTGGTTTAGCTGGGCTTTTTATTTATTGGGACATTTTGAATATTCCTTCTTACTACATTATTTTTGCGTTTCTAGGGGGAGGACTTATCGCCATTACCCATGCCATTATTGAATTTTTCTTCACATCACAGGCGATAAAACCAGTTCTTAAAGATCTTAAGCAAAGAGCTCAAATTCTACACAGCACGAATCTCTCATTACAAGATAAAGTGTTATTAACGATACGGAACAAGTTTATTATGAGTACTCTCTTTATTGCGATTTTTCCCGTGTTATTGTTCAGCTTAGCTACACAAATACGCCTTTTAGAGATTGATGCCAACATTACAGCTCAATATTGGAGCTGGGCAGGGGTTATTATCGTCATCGTATTCGCCTTGGCTATCTTTTTAGCTATTCTTTTAACAAAAGAAATAGAACAGCCCTTACACGAGATCCAAAACGGCATGAAAAAAGTACAATCTGGAAATTTAGATATGTTAGATGGATATTATTCGGATGAATTTACGAATCTTATCTCTGGATTTAATCACATGTCTACCTCTATTAAGGAAAAGAATATGCAGAATACGCAACTATTGGAAAGCTTCTTCACCGTGTTTGCAGCGACTCTAGATGCAAGAGATCATTATACTGCTGGTCATTCTATTCGCGTAGCTGGTTATACGACGATGATTGGAGAATGTGCCAAACTGCCAGAAGACGAATTAAATCTCTTAAGAAAATCTGCACTCTTACACGATATTGGAAAAATCGGGGTTCGAGACCAAGTTTTACAAAAGGATGGAAGGCTTACAGATGAAGAGTTTGCAGAAATAAAACTCCATCCTGTGATTGGGGCACAAATTTTAGAGGAAGTGAAGCCGAAGGAAGCTATGGTGGAACTGATTCCTGGCGTAAAACACCACCATGAGCGCTATGATGGGAAAGGGTACCCTAGTGGACTTGCAGGCGAGAATATTCCAAAGTTCGGTAGAATCATGGCAGTTGCCGATGCTTTTGATGCCATGACCACAGATCGTCCATATCGAAAAGGGATGACTGTGGAGAAAGCATTGTCTATATTAGAAGAAGGAAAAGGAACCCAATGGGATCCTTATTACGCCCAATTATTTATTGAGCATATGACTGGAAAAGAAAAACTATAAAAGGCGGTGATATAGGTTAATCCTATACCATCGCCTTTTACACGGTTTCTTTGCGGTCCATTCGAGATACAAATGGTTGTCCATCCCAAACAATCTTCGTGTCCGACTTCCTTGCAAGCAGCTCTGGCTCTTCTAGCAACAAGAAAAAATTTTTCGTAGGGAGTTCTCCTAAATGGTGTTTAAGCGATAATCGATCTAAATGAATCCGCATGGATGCTTGGTTTTTAGAAGCATTATTTCCTGTTTGCGAGAATTCATAGAGTACACCTGCAATCGGCACTTTTTTCACCCTAAACTGAGCTTCCACTCGCAAGAAAAAGTCCCAATCCCAATAATGCTTCATCTCTTCATCAAAATTCCCGATAACGGAATGAATTTCCTTTCGATATAAAGTCCCTGAAGGAACGAAGGTAGAGAATGTTCTCATCGCTTGTCGGTCCCAATTGTAAGCAAACGGAAAACGAGATATCACCTTTCTTGTACCATTCTCTAACTCATAATCCACAATCTCCACATCAGAAAACACTAGTTCGAACCCTCCTACCTCTTGTAGCATCGTCTCCATATGCGTACTCACAATCAAGTCATCATCATCTATTAATAAAATGAATTCCCCTCTAGCATGACCTACCCCAACATTGCGTGCATACACATGTCCACGATTCCCGGGTAAATTAATGATTGTAATCGGTAACTCCGGATATAACTCTTGCACATCAGTGACATCTTCCCCCGCATCATTTACAATAACAATCTCAAAATACTTGAATGTCTGACTCGAAAGAGCCTCCATTAATTCCGCAAGCGCGTGTACTCGATTAAAGGTAGGAATAATTACTGAAACAACTGGTTCTACCATGTATAAAACCTCTTTTCTATACCTACACTGTCATATTAAACTTCCTAATGAATAACCTTACAAACGGAAGAAAAAAACACCAATTCTTTTGTAGGTCTTACATATTTTTATTTCCAGGGAAATATTTCGACATCTTTCACTTTTGAATCTCGTTGTAAAAGTCTTCAAACTGTTTGGCCATCGTTATATCTAAGTCCATGAGTCCTCTTGCATTCCATGATGATAGCTTTATTGTTACAGCTTTATAGTCGATGGAAATGAAAGGATGATGATTGATATCTTCCGAATAATGCGCAACCTGCCGAACAAACTCAATACCAGACAAATAGTCTTTAAAGTACGTGTTCAAAAAGGAGGATGAAAAGGACCAAGAAGTTCGAGGCAGCGCAGCTTTGAGGACAAGCTCGTTGCTTCGGAAGCATGATCACCGCACGCAGAAAAAGTGCTTTCCTTTTTCAAGGAGCGGACTTGCACAGGATGTGCTGACTTCTGCGTTGTGCACAAATGTTTTCGGTGGGGCGAGTAACCGCAGTCCCAGGACGTGCACGACTTTAGCAGAAGATCCACTTCCCTTTTAGATACGTGAGCAAGACCACTTCTGCGAAGTAACTTCCTTGCTACCTTGCACCGAGGAATTTTACTTCCTTGTAATTCTAGAAGACGCAGGTGCACTGTTTTTTTGAAAAGCAAGCTAACGAAGAAAATCGCCGTGTCATTTTTACCGGACTTTTTTGAACAACCTCTTAAAGAGAAATCTACGCTTAATCCATTTTTCATCTATTAAACTCCATCTTAATAATCTTTCTAACTCGCTACGAATCTGTTCTTCTGTTAAACGCGCCAACAAGATCCACTCCTTTTATTCATTATAAAAGATTTTGTCAGATTGTGTTAGAAAAACGAAAACAGGTTTAGGGGTTAAAAGATGTGGAAAAAACTATGTTAGATAATCTATCCGAATCCAAGCAAACACTGTTGGTATCTTATACAATGATTAAAACGATAAGGAGAGAATATAAATGCCCTATCTAAGAAAAGCTGTTGAGCAGCACAAACAGTTCCTCATCGACAAAATGAAAAGTGAAGGATTCTATGATCATAGTGATTCTTCTGTCCATAGCAAAACATCTTCTGAGCTTTTAGCAGAATATAAGGTTTTTAGAAAAAGAGAAAAAGCTAAAAAAGTGTAATCCTATTTTACTTAAGGAGAGATGGAAACAATGGATGACAAGCAGGCTGTCCAACTCGCCAAGAAAATTGTAGAGCTCGATTTACTTCGGGATGAGATGTGGGAGCAGTATGCAGGGATTGCGGGCGATAAAGCCTATGAGTTATTAAGGGATGTGCAAAATAGCTAACCGTAGTAAAGAAGCGTATTGCCCAGCCAATACGCTTCTTCCTGTTACGCCAATCCTTTTAATCGAAAACACACTACCTTCGGCTCCGTCATCGCTTCGATAGAATCTTTTACTCCTTCACGCCCTAATCCGGAACCTTTTATGCCTCCAAATGGCATGAAATCAATTCGATAATCGCTGCTGTCGTTCACCATCACTCCGCCTACTTGCAAATATTGAATGGCATAATGGGCGTAATCTAAGTTACTGGTAAATATGCCAGCTTGTAAACCGTAGTTGACTTTATTAGACTTCTCAACCGCTTCTGGCAAGCTTTTTATTTTATCTACGATGACAACTGGCCCAAAAACTTCTTCTCTCGCCACTTTACTTGTAGGTGGAACATTCGTGAGTATCGTAGGTTCATAAAATGCTCCATGACGTTTACCACCGTATTCGAGATGTGCACCATCTAGGATTGCCTCTGCCACCCATGATTCTACCCGTTTTGCTTCCTTCTCCTGAATCATTGGCCCCATGTCTGTAAATTCATCCAGCTTATCACCTACCACTAGTTGAGAGGTTAGGTCAATGAAGGCAGATAAGAAGCTTTCATATGCGTCTTCTTGTACGTAAATTCGTTGAACGCCGATACAATTTTGTCCCACTGCGGAGAAGGCTCCGGATACACAAGCATCGACAGCTAAAGAGAGATCTGCATCATCCATCACAATGACTGGAGAATTTGAACCAAGCTCCATGTTCATTTTCTTTATTCCTGTCTTGTTGGCAATCGACTTGCCGGCATCCAGTCCGCCTGTAAAAGAAACCATTTTTACATCCGGATGTGTAATTAAAGGATCTCCTATTTCAGCACCTGAACCTGTAACGACCGAAAGGAGCCCCTTAGGAAGGCCTGCTTCCATAAAGGCCTCCGCTAACAAGAGTGCACTTAGTGGTGTTACAGAGGCTGGTTTCACAACAACGGCATTACCTGCAGCTATTGCTGGGCCGACTTTGTGGGCTACGAGATTTAGTGGATCGTTAAAGGGAGTGATCGCACCTATTACTCCAATGGGAAATCGGTAGCTGTAGCCCACTCGATTTTCGCTTCCTGGATTTTGATCAAACTGGATGGTTTCCCCACTTAACCTTCTAGCCTCTTCACTACTAATCTGGATCGTTTGAATGGCTCTTCTTACTTCCCCCCGAGCTTCTCTAATTGTCTTACTTCCTTCACTGGCTATCGTTTGGGCGTACTTTTCCGAATGTGCTTCCATATAAGCAGCAGCATCCTTCAATACACGAATCCTTTCATGGGTCGGCCAATTTGTATGCTCTTCAAATGCATCTTGCGCTTTTTCAATGGCATCCAACATGTTTTCTTTCGTAGCTTTAGGCACTTTTGCGATGACTTGATTGTCCTGTGGGTCATATACATCAAATGTCTTTTCTCCGCGCATCCACTCTCCGGCAAGCAACATTTTTTCAGAGCGTATTTTAGTTTGCATTAAGCATCCTCCTCATGTGCCACTATCGGAGTTTTCGTTCGGTGAAAATCGATGATGTCGATGAGTAAAGAGTAACCTGTTTCGATGAGAC is from Radiobacillus kanasensis and encodes:
- a CDS encoding LysE/ArgO family amino acid transporter — encoded protein: MRVAISHGIVLAFGLILPLGVQNVFILNQGATQQKWRRTLPVVITASLCDTLLIGSAVLGVSAIVLASAWIRVTLLTVGILFLIYMGWVTWRSVPKDNGERSAMSPKKQVTFALSVSLLNPHAIMDTIGVIGTSSLTYTGLEKISFAGACIMVSWLWFFGLAIVGRKIGSFDSSGKLLIVINKVSAIIMWGTALYLFLSIG
- a CDS encoding YetF domain-containing protein — encoded protein: MNPVLDVSLRALFGFCFLLFLTRLLGKKQLSQMTFFTYITGIALGNIAGDMVVHKDIKVMDGFIGMGLWAVLTIVVEYISLKYAKARVLLDGEPTIVIKDGKLLKKAMNDSRLNVDDLTMLLRDKDVFSVADVDYAILEPNGKLSVLKKEEKENVTKKDMQIQLSHRKYIPMELIVDGKVVKRNLREVNKTMEWLEQQLKIKGAERVQDVFYAELKSDGNIFVDLK
- a CDS encoding cysteine hydrolase family protein; the encoded protein is MTNVSLIKRVDPKHTALMVIDMQNDYCHEEGYLAKQGLDVSMVPKMIQPLKETIEEAEKNSVPVIYVRTVHQDSTDSETWTRRLKDKNQSGLCRKGTWGASFFHLEPKKKDVVVTKHRYSAFIHTRLESVLRTYGVETIVLAGVSTNICVESTARDGFMLDYDVVMLSDCTGAFSQKEHDMAVENVDKYFGSVSASEDVINAWKQKVAVST
- a CDS encoding MATE family efflux transporter; the encoded protein is MGNQHTFTEGNIWRQMVVFSAPIMVTNLLQTSYQFVDSLWVGNLLGAEALGAVAIASTVIFTILSFIIGLNNATLTILSQQKGRDDDEGLARYVNAFVVTLTCLALVLGFVGFMLAEPILRFLGTPENMLEEATVYLKVNSVGIIFLLGYNFIGTVLRAIGDSKTPLTFVMVAVGLNVVLDPVFISLFDLGVEGAALATVSSQGIAFLYGMYDVIRKGKVPFRMPTLPTRKEVGLILNLGIPSGLQMAVISAGVAAIMSVVNGHGPDVVAGFSAAQRLDSILMLPAQALGTAVNSMAGQNIGLRKWDRVRLITKYGVLYNLGVMLVFAFLLILLAGYGISLFIQDAAAVAYGSDYLKIVAFFYPFLGINFVLNGVVRASGAMYQVLVLNIISFWLLRYPVTYLFSNWFGENGIAIGMGVSFIISSLCAIGYYMFGKWRQKEVFKAAGK
- a CDS encoding RNA-guided endonuclease InsQ/TnpB family protein, which translates into the protein MPGKTITITAKIKILPTEKEKELLLDTIRAVREALNYASSEAFNKKIFSNIQLHKHTYHPMRSKFGLRSQMANSVNKTVCAKYKSMKSNGVTNTKAMFKKPEYDLVWNRDYSLKKAVFSVNTLKGRISVPFETKGMEHFFDGEWKFGTAKLVTKKGKFFLHIPMNKVFEGSEKIDNIVGIDLGINFVATVYDQNGKTTFFSGKQIKQKRSHYKMVRKQLQQKQTASARRRLSKIGQRENRWMTDVNHCITKALVSQYGPNTLFVLEDLSGVRTATEKVRKNNRYVSVSWSFGQFSNFLEYKSFMNQSEVLFVDPAYTSQTCPKCSHRDKTNRHKKIHTFCCKRCEYRSNDDRVAAMNLYHKGSQYLRGSTQQAG
- a CDS encoding HD-GYP domain-containing protein codes for the protein MDYRSFQRILIRNYILGSLIAVIVIGSTFIFQTINVDTDDRIWFALIIACSFPVMFISEYLVFSYHIKPIKRILPNQQASLEELERAYQRTQELPFLTVKRILIPHYFGLAIPASGLAGLFIYWDILNIPSYYIIFAFLGGGLIAITHAIIEFFFTSQAIKPVLKDLKQRAQILHSTNLSLQDKVLLTIRNKFIMSTLFIAIFPVLLFSLATQIRLLEIDANITAQYWSWAGVIIVIVFALAIFLAILLTKEIEQPLHEIQNGMKKVQSGNLDMLDGYYSDEFTNLISGFNHMSTSIKEKNMQNTQLLESFFTVFAATLDARDHYTAGHSIRVAGYTTMIGECAKLPEDELNLLRKSALLHDIGKIGVRDQVLQKDGRLTDEEFAEIKLHPVIGAQILEEVKPKEAMVELIPGVKHHHERYDGKGYPSGLAGENIPKFGRIMAVADAFDAMTTDRPYRKGMTVEKALSILEEGKGTQWDPYYAQLFIEHMTGKEKL
- a CDS encoding glycosyltransferase family 2 protein, which translates into the protein MVEPVVSVIIPTFNRVHALAELMEALSSQTFKYFEIVIVNDAGEDVTDVQELYPELPITIINLPGNRGHVYARNVGVGHARGEFILLIDDDDLIVSTHMETMLQEVGGFELVFSDVEIVDYELENGTRKVISRFPFAYNWDRQAMRTFSTFVPSGTLYRKEIHSVIGNFDEEMKHYWDWDFFLRVEAQFRVKKVPIAGVLYEFSQTGNNASKNQASMRIHLDRLSLKHHLGELPTKNFFLLLEEPELLARKSDTKIVWDGQPFVSRMDRKETV
- a CDS encoding 4a-hydroxytetrahydrobiopterin dehydratase yields the protein MPRTSWSFSSSFLNTYFKDYLSGIEFVRQVAHYSEDINHHPFISIDYKAVTIKLSSWNARGLMDLDITMAKQFEDFYNEIQK
- a CDS encoding aldehyde dehydrogenase family protein, giving the protein MQTKIRSEKMLLAGEWMRGEKTFDVYDPQDNQVIAKVPKATKENMLDAIEKAQDAFEEHTNWPTHERIRVLKDAAAYMEAHSEKYAQTIASEGSKTIREARGEVRRAIQTIQISSEEARRLSGETIQFDQNPGSENRVGYSYRFPIGVIGAITPFNDPLNLVAHKVGPAIAAGNAVVVKPASVTPLSALLLAEAFMEAGLPKGLLSVVTGSGAEIGDPLITHPDVKMVSFTGGLDAGKSIANKTGIKKMNMELGSNSPVIVMDDADLSLAVDACVSGAFSAVGQNCIGVQRIYVQEDAYESFLSAFIDLTSQLVVGDKLDEFTDMGPMIQEKEAKRVESWVAEAILDGAHLEYGGKRHGAFYEPTILTNVPPTSKVAREEVFGPVVIVDKIKSLPEAVEKSNKVNYGLQAGIFTSNLDYAHYAIQYLQVGGVMVNDSSDYRIDFMPFGGIKGSGLGREGVKDSIEAMTEPKVVCFRLKGLA